One window of Biomphalaria glabrata chromosome 6, xgBioGlab47.1, whole genome shotgun sequence genomic DNA carries:
- the LOC106067757 gene encoding baculoviral IAP repeat-containing protein 7-like, protein MAIASVSSEIFRLGTFQGWPGADIHCKTVKPNAIDLSKAGFFYTGSSDEVQCFVCGLKVADWERHHDPFVVHATRNPQCPFVLGSGSGNIPVFVPAEAAYMKIKSVLREAGNMVAGSWQQNPNTSVMYDTLKSLYGQGLLNQEPSLASDTPTPSNRLPSSNSPRLARGEKQVNRMKTGSPVPKVSGAPRSSSRTVDSPPARRSSTSESAISESPSTRPNFQRAKSCAFDPRSSRNSETIANRQTSNPGIDYMEYQDSEEARLQTFKSWSGVRGASAREFAQAGFIFIGAPDRVQCAYCHGILRNWNDNDVPLEEHHKHFPQCQFVKEFMSAVTVSRPKHQKYKTEPSRLSSFSSWDMSRNPKPSDLAKAGFFYVGHGDSVKCFFCDGGLRNWEPNDDPWREHARWFPRCQYVKQSKGLAFIENVLKDVNLTDYQTASVDETELKNIVKASAQRDIDPREITARMDSPIVKAVLNMEIPKPRVKEAIKTRLAENGEDFTSAEALLEAIFSSSSGGPGDVSDSVSDSKNEQDRRHPSESESQDSLKLMEENRLLKEQRQCKICMDEEVCVVFLPCGHLVCCSTCAPALNLCPICRAKIRGTVRTYIS, encoded by the exons ATGGCTATTGCGTCAGTCAGTTCAGAAATTTTCAGACTTGGGACTTTCCAGGGATGGCCTGGTGCTGACATTCACTGTAAGACAGTCAAGCCGAATGCTATAGATCTTTCTAAGGCGGGATTTTTTTATACAGGAAGTAGTGATGAGGTCCAGTGTTTTGTTTGTGGGCTCAAAGTAGCGGACTGGGAGCGGCATCATGATCCTTTTGTTGTTCATGCAACTAGAAACCCACAATGCCCATTTGTGTTGGGCAGCGGTAGTGGAAACATTCCCGTTTTTGTGCCCGCTGAGGCTGCGTACATGAAAATCAAGTCAGTGCTGAGAGAGGCTGGCAATATGGTGGCTGGCTCTTGGCAGCAGAATCCCAACACCAGCGTCATGTATGACACATTAAAGTCCTTGTATGGTCAAGGCCTGCTTAATCAAGAACCTTCACTGGCTAGTGACACTCCAACTCCTTCCAATAGATTACCATCCAGTAACTCACCCAGGCTAGCTCGTGGAGAGAAACAAGTCAACAGAATGAAAACAGGCTCTCCTGTTCCTAAAGTTTCTGGAGCACCCAGATCATCCTCTCGAACTGTTGACTCCCCACCTGCCAGAAGAAGCAGCACCTCAGAGTCTGCTATTTCAGAATCTCCAAGCACCCGTCCCAATTTTCAACGAGCTAAGTCATGTGCTTTTGATCCCCGTTCCTCGCGAAACTCAGAAACAATAGCGAATAGACAGACTTCCAACCCTGGGATAGATTATATGGAATACCAAGACTCAGAGGAAGCTCGACTCCAAACATTCAAAAGCTGGTCAGGCGTTCGAGGGGCTTCAGCTCGGGAATTTGCTCAAGCTGGGTTCATTTTTATTGGGGCTCCCGATAGAGTGCAGTGTGCCTATTGCCATGGGATCCTCCGAAACTGGAACGATAATGATGTTCCTCTAGAGGAACACCACAAACATTTCCCACAGTGCCAGTTTGTTAAAGAGTTCATGAGTGCCGTAACTGTCAGCAGACCTAAGCATCAGAAGTATAAAACTGAGCCATCACGTCTCAGTTCCTTCAGCTCATGGGATATGAGCCGAAATCCCAAACCTTCAGATCTGGCTAAAGCTGGATTTTTTTATGTTG GTCATGGGGATAGCGTCAAGTGCTTTTTCTGCGACGGAGGCCTACGTAACTGGGAGCCTAATGATGACCCTTGGCGTGAACATGCCAGATGGTTTCCAAGATGCCAGTATGTCAAGCAGTCTAAAGGCCTTGCTTTCATTGAGAATGTTCTGAAAGATGTCAACCTTACG GATTACCAGACAGCGTCTGTCGATGAGACTGAGCTCAAAAATATTGTCAAAGCCAGTG CTCAAAGAGATATAGACCCTAGAGAGATCACTGCAAGAATGGACAGCCCGATAGTCAAAGCTGTACTTAACATGGAGATTCCAAAGCCAAGGGTCAAGGAAGCCATCAAAACCAGATTAGCAGAAAATG GGGAAGATTTCACTAGTGCTGAAGCACTGCTGGAAGCCATCTTCAGTTCTAGCAGTGGAGGACCAGGGGATGTTAGTGATAGTGTTAGTGACAGTAAGAATGAACAGGACAGACGCCACCCTAGTGAATCAGAGAGTCAAG ACTCATTAAAACTGATGGAAGAAAACCGGCTACTGAAAGAACAGAGGCAGTGTAAAATCTGTATGGACGAGGAAGTGTGTGTAGTGTTTCTGCCCTGCGGACATCTTGTGTGCTGCTCCACTTGTGCCCCAGCCCTGAATCTGTGCCCAATATGTCGCGCCAAGATTAGAGGGACAGTCCGTACATATATTTCTTAA
- the LOC129927005 gene encoding GSK3-beta interaction protein-like produces MADAVNDGEMHIDDDKALAIEATEVVKEIAYAVKFVQISTALPSDKNLIYINITTKENRSICVELSLQGFRVVGSHFNEVNPQCFSQYYETIYSLLDSQSSEYRSTFFETLSKKLLNLRRHSDEDTSDDQMDTK; encoded by the exons ATGGCGGACGCCGTTAACGATGGTGAGATGCATATCGACGATGATAAAGCATTGGCAATAGAAGCTACAGAAGTTGTTAAAGAAATAGCATACGCTGTCAAATTTGTTCAGATCTCAACAGCACTCCCTAGCGATaaaaatcttatatatataaatattacaacGAAAGAGAACAGAAGTATTTGTGTTGAGCTTTCTTTACAAGGATTTCGT GTTGTTGGGTCTCATTTCAATGAGGTGAATCCGCAATGCTTCTCTCAGTACTATGAGACAATATACAGTCTTCTAGACAGTCAAAGTTCGGAGTATAGGAGCACGTTTTTTGAGACCCTCTCCAAGAAATTGTTAAATTTGAGAAGGCATAGCGACGAGGATACATCTGACGACCAGATGGATACTAAGTGA